The DNA segment TCCATTgagcttaattttttcaattcaaaacatTCGAGAGCTTTCAGCAAATATTTGAAATGGATGACAATAAAATACGAAATTTTTACGAGGAAAAGCCATGAAAATCTTAGGTTATAAAATTTTTTGCACGGTATCTCATTCAAATACGGGTTCTGTTCATTCATAATCTTAAataattgcatttttgaatCGGTCACTTCAACGAAACTCTAATTATTCCCTTTTTTTCAGGCTATATTACTGGGTTCAGTAGCCATAGTAAATTCGGCTGCAATCCTTCAAAATAATCATGTCATCCATCCAGTAGAGAAAACCAGCATTCTTGGTCCCAGTGGTTCTAtaactcaattcaaaaactttgacTCTTCAGTTGTGAGTCCATCGTCAGAGGTTACTTATATCGTGGGACCAAGTGATTCTAGTGTGGTGAAAAGTGAAGTTAATTCGAAGAAAACCGATGACTGCATCCATGACAATGAAGGAGTTCAGAAGCACGATACAACTTTTCATCATGAAGTTATAGCCAATTCTCCAACTGTACTTCAGTATGGATTATCCTCAGTTGGAAAGAAAGACTCAACTTATGAAGTGAATTATGTGAAACAATCTTCAGGCAAAACCAGCGTTGTAGGACAAAGTGGTTCGATAACTCAAGAGAACTACCCCTCGGCATTGAACAAGTTcctttctgaaatctacaattttgagaagaataaCCCTGTTACTGAAAAAACAGTTCTTTATTCCGTGAATCCTGTAGTAGGGAAGTATGATGTTCCACAAGGAAACCACTTTGTTATTTCACCATCAGAAAAAACCAGCGTTGTTGGACCAAGTGGATCAATTActcaggaaaaaaattattaccaGTCAGTTTCAAATGGATACCCCGCCAAAGTCTATAATGTTGTGAAGAATAACCCTGTTACTGGCAAACCTGTTGTAGTTCAACAAGTACAACCTGTCTTCGAAGATGTTGCTGTGTCTCATGTTGTGAATTCACCTGCAGAAAAAACCAGCGTTGTTGGACCAAGTGGATCAATTACTCAGGAAAAACATCATTACCAGTCAGTTTCAAATGAATACCCCGCCAAAGTCTATAATGTTGTGAAGTATAATCCTGTTACTGGTAAACCTGTTGTAGTTCAACAAGTACAACCTGTCTTTGAAAAAGTTGCTGTTTCCCATGTTGTGAATTCACCTGCAGAAAAAACCAGCGTTGTTGGACCAAGTGGATCAATTACCCAGGAAACGTCCTACCAGTCTGTTTCTAATGATAACTCTGCCAAAGTTTACAATGTAGTAAAGATTAATCCTGTTACCGGTAAACCTGTTGTTGTTCAACATATCCAACCTGTAGTTGAAAACGTTGCTGTAACTCAGGGAAATCATTTTGTGACTTCACCTTCGGAGAAAACCAGCGTGGTTGGACCAAGTGGATCAATTACCCAGGAAAAATATTACCAATCTGCTTCTAACGAAAACTCTGCCAATGTTTACAATGTAGTGAAGACTAATACCGTTACCGGCAAACCTGTTGTTGTTCAAAATGTCCAACCTGTAGTTGAAACTGTTGCTGTAACTCAGGGAAATCATTTTGTGACTTCACCTTCGGAGAAAACCAGCGTGGTTGGACCAAGTGGATCAATTACCCAGGAAAAATATTACCAATCTGCTTCTAACGAAAAGTCTGCCAATGTATACAATGTAGTGAAGACTAATACCGTTACCGGCAAACCTGTTGTTGTTCAAAATGTCCAACCTGTAGTTGAAACCGTTGCTGTAACTCAGGGAAATCATTTTGTGACTTCACCTTCGGAGAAAACCAGCGTGGTTGGACCAAGTGGATCAATTACCCAGGAAAAATATTACCAATCTGCTTCTAACGAAAAGTCTGCCAATGTATACAATGTAGTGAAGACTAATACCGTTACCGGCAAACCTGTTGTTGTTCAAAATGTCCAACCTGTAGTTGAAACCGTTGCTGTAACTCAGGGAAATCATTTTGTGACTTCACCTTCGGAGAAAACCAGCGTGGTTGGACCAAGTGGATCAATTACCCAGGAAAAATACTACCAATCTGTTTCTAATGAAAACTCTGCCAAAGTTTACAATGTCGTGAAGACTAATCCTGTTACCGGTAAACCTGTTGTGGTTCAACATATCCAACCTGTAGTTGAAAACGTTGCTGTAACTCAGGGAAATCATTTTGTGACTTCACCTTCGGAGAAAACCAGCGTGGTTGGACCAAGTGGATCAATTACCCAGGAAAAATATTACCAATCTGCTTCTAACGAAAACTCTGCTAATTTATACAATGTAGTGAAGACTAATACCGTCACCGGTAAACCTGTTGTTGTTCAACATGTCCAACCTGTGGTTGAAAACGTTGTTGTTACTCAAGGAGATCTTTTCGTGAATTCTCCATCAGAGAAAACCAGCGTAGTTGGTCCAAGTGGATCTGTCACCCAGGAAAAATACTACCAGTATGTATCAAACGAACAGCCTTCTCAATTATATCATGTTGTGAAGAATAATCCTGTTTATGTTATACAAGATGCACAACCGGTAGTTGGGAATGTTATAACACATGTTGCGAATTCGCAAAACGAGAAAACTAGTGTTGTAGGTCCAAGTGGTTCAATAACCCAAGAAAAATATTAccaatacctttcaaatgaggacCCTACTCAAACCTACAAGATAGTCAAACAAAATCCTACCAATGACCACTATATCGTTGCTGAACCTGCAGTTggaaattttgtgaattttccATCCGAGAAAACGAGCATTGTCGGACCAAGTGGCTCCATCACTCAGGAAAAGTTTTCACAAACCAACTCAATAAGCGGTGACAACATCGCTTACAAACAGGTTTCCCCAGTTCTAGTCCATCATTATGGAACCTCACCATCCAAAAACGTAGCTTTCGTCTATGGTAATTCAATCAACAATGAGCaatttcatccaattgtcaacgTAGATGCTATAAAAACAACCGAATCTCACTATTCAAGCTCTGCTTCTGAAGAACCTGACTGCGACGAAGCAGGTGAAACTGATCACGAGCATTCTCaacacaacaaaaattcagttgcGAATTTCTATTATACCTATCCTGCAACCAGCAACTATGCTGTAGTTTCAGGAAACCATGTGAATACACCGGTCAGTTATAACACTGTTAACTCTGAATATTTGGTCCATTATGGAACTCCATTTGACGAAAATACATCCGTGGTTTATGGAAGCCATGGTGTCGACAATTCTGCAGTGAAAACTAGCATTGTTGGTCCCAGTGGATCCATTACACAGGAGAGCAATACGAAAAGTGGATATGTTACCAAAGCTGGTAGTGCCTTTTCTGGAACAGTAGGATATGTTCCTTATGGCTTTGTGAGCCATGTTAAAGGTGCCAATGTGAAATCGAAAGTTGAGTATCCTGAAATCCAAAAATATCCTGATATTACTGCCCCAGATTGCTAGTTGTTCAGGTTTTAttaaattttgtgaataataaattgaataatgttAATGAATTAGAATTGTAAATACCGAGCAATTTGTTGAAAGAATCGTTTTCAGTAATATACCAATAAATGTATTAAAGTATAATAATAAATAGCTTTTCAATTAATATTCTATGTGCTATTTGATTAATCCTGATCCTCCATAATATTATTCTACAGTTATAATGCGAGGAAAAAACTTccaagtgaaaataaaaaataattcaccaTCGGAAGTGCTAGTCAAATGTTTCCTTCCTCTCTAGCAGAGTCTCTGTCTCTAGTATCGTTTGCAGGGTCATAcatgtctttgactcgtacaaatattttagcagtagattcttatggtcaaaagaaatactttttgccttcaacatttttttttattcggccctgataaaaagatatagacattttaagttttcattatcagctgggccacccctagaaaaattacctccagaataactggctaaatctgtgacaccccACATCTGTGGTTTTTTCAGAGTTGTATTGAGCCAAAGAGAGATCTGAATATTGAACCTTCACTAGGATTCTGAATACATTTTTTCTTTTGTTAGAGTTCGAATTATGAAGCAAATTCCTCCTCTTTTAAAATTAGTATCTGCATGGCTTTAGCGCACTTCCTTTTTGTGCGAAGTTACTGGAAGGTTAATAGAAGGCTTTCAAAAGCCAAATTGGTCAGGAGAGTTCTGCCAATTTTTTGAGCTATATCTAATCTTTTGTCTGCAAAGACATCGATTTAaccgaaaaaatattatttttctcaTATAGCAGTATATGAACCTGCTTTGAGTTAACTTCTCCGAGAATTCTGAATGTCATGTAATAAAACCTTTTCCTTACATCGAACGCCCAAAATTGCACATAATTCATTTCAAGTTGAACAATCTAAAGAAACGCCAAATTCTCGCACTGATTCTCATGGAACTCAGACATAAAAGgatgaattttaatttcataCTTTTACATCTCTTTCTTCCTCAGAGTTTAATGGCGCCCCCGCAGAGAGAAAACTCATAAACGAGTATAATCTCATCATTCCACGAAAAATAATATCATGGTTTTATGGCTGGCTAACGAATCTACAGAAAGTATTCACTCAGATATAAATGCAGTAAGTTTGCATACCAccaaaatggatattttcatgatattattatatatcaGATGTTTTTAAATATGGAAAGAGTACACTGAACTTgaggaattgaaaattatgCCTATTTGTACGAGTATCTGAACAGATTTATGCTAATTAGTCGGTATATTGAAAATACAGATAGGGTTATGGCTTCTTCCTGTGCCCAATTCCAAAGGTGGTGGTTACTGTGTTCAATGTTAATACCAATAATCATTGATTGCATAAGCTTATAGAAAATGTAAGTACGTTTTTACATCATAGCCATAATCTAATTAACCAAAAACTTTGTAGTTTTGTTCTATTTGAAGGAAGGATCGTACAAGTTTGAAATTCTCTAGTAAGAATGTATGTAGTGAATACGAAATTAATATAGAACTGTTGAAGATTACGGAACTACTGAATTCGCATCAAATATAAATAAACTCGTTTATTCCTACGTAAGAAACTGACTATCCCAAATAGGAATATCCTGCATTGGGTGTGGCAAGGTTGATTgttgcaaaaaaatattgttagtATATAAATGCCTGTACCAATTGTTTGGGGTATCAGTTGAATCCTTCAgctaaaaacaaaacaaatagAAATGAACTCCATTGTAAGTAACTGAAAAGTTTTCCGCAATCCTTCAcataattttcagacagagaatATATTTCTTAGTtgcatattttaaaaatatttatcgTCTTTTTGACTTTTCACTCCTCCTTAAGTTTGTCTGGTTTTTGTCGCAGCATatacagaaaaaatggtataggaaaaaagtgtttctttggaactctaaaatctactgttagaatatttgtacgagtcaaagactcatcttgTATAGCATTAGCTGCCTTTGAAATAGTGAAGAAACTTTATTGTGGCCCTCAATGTATTTAACAAAGAAAATAcgtaatattattttcaaaaaatgtatattgttcaacaatataaaaaattgttcgGACTAAATATTAAGAAGAGTCTAGATTTACAGAAATTCTTAGATTAATGTCCTAGTTGTCCAAATTCGAACGTGATTCTGTAATACTTccataaattgaaatttctgtCTGAATACCTGCTCTGAATTCTATTAAAATTGTTAGAAAGTTACGCGAAACAACAGGGGAGTTCGACAAGCACTTTTTCTACACTATTCTCTAATCCCCAATTTAACTGAGGTTCTTGGTCTTTCTTAGGTTGCTGTTATCTTCTTCGCCGCCTTGGCAACGTCTTGCGCTGGTTGGGTATCTCCCCTGGCCCTTTCTGCCATTCCAACAGGCCACGTTATCCAAGGACCGAGCTCAAGAAGCACGATTGTAGGACCTGACGGTAGCTCAATCTCCTCAGCAGCCCCTGGAGGAACAATTATCGCTGACAACAACGGAGCCATCATTGCTCAAGGTGCACCATCCGCTGTGATCTCTTCGGCACCCAGGATTGCCGTTGCTGCCCCAGTGATCTCTTCTTATGCTGCCATTGCTCCTGTCTGGGCCCAACAAGCTGTTGCTGTTCCAGCTATTGGGAGAATCGCAGCTGAGAACACAGTGGTTGCTGGACCTTCAGGAACCATCGCCCAAAGTAGGGCAATTGATGCTGCTCACACTGTAACCGTTTGGTGATGATATTGTGATTCATAGttttaataaaattgtttttttttcatttctttagttttatttttttcggttcaggtttttattttctttcaatgaaCATTTCGGAGGGAACTCATGAAATACTAAACATATTATATCCTCTCCTTGATCCTTAGATCCCGTTGTGGTGAAATActtgttttttcaaaatataaaataaaaccgACTTGGGCTTCGAAATGTAATTGACACTTAAAAAAATGGGAAGAAAACGTTCTTTTCAGATAGAAAAATTCTTATTTCAGAAAAAAGTTTCGGTCATATTTTCCAGAAGGActtatctatattaataaaagaggatctatggtttacttcaaaatgcattatcgttcaaacgatcgcaccaaattggacaattctttttttgttgtgtttattattgttagggcaaggtttatataacaaaatattccaaaaaaaaaatgtacagaacagaaaaaaaggcattcctttttcttacgaccaatcgagcaatcacgatgagttagttattattatctaccctagaaataacttaaatggcaaaactaggtttgccgggtcagctagttttgCAATAAAAACCGAATATCCGAATTATTTCATTACATTACAACCCCAAACCTATGAATGCagcaaattcgaaatttttttcgtaTGATGAGAAgaaatttgataaaaaaatcatcaatgtCCACATCATTCTAGAAACTAAAGGTATATTCTATTTCTGGTACAAAAAGTTGGGGTTGCTGTTCGAAAAATTAGCCATAGAGGGTGAATGACGAACCAAATcataaatgaaaagttgaatTGTTTTCGACATTTCTCTACAAAAAAGTGAATACCTactgaagatatgaattttgtgtgttactttttactcactttgCATATTTAGACTTTCATACACAATACTCTTCATGTAAAATTCATTCGAACGTTTTTAAAAACGTTTCTTgtcatattttgtttttatgcgTATATCGCTCTATCCTACCTAATCTTTCAAattcctatactccattcacttttattttagcactcggttggtcatggaaatttgacacattgcACTGTGTATAGTagaaaaatgtgaggttatgacgcttgtcaaaacatttttacaTTCTAAATCAACGCTacgttgtccgttctacgtaaaagtttctgttattacgtattttatcacaatgtcgaatctcttcggaacatatgtgacgaacataattgtagtttatacaaactgattgaaggcataccaaatccagttatttacatggaaaatacaagagatcagtgagAATCAGAGTAGTAAtaatatgcattagcttgaggggagttaatgttcgttatcttctttgactaaAGTTTGAAAACgtcacatcagttgtagatttcaaaaatattaacccgaagatgaaatgcatataatgcaggtaattataagaatgttaaattcttcaacaaaaatcatcttgcatcaatgtaagtaaaaggaataaaaggaagtttcaagccAAGATGAACTTctcctttgaacaaaaatttcatatgaaaaagcaattaacaggacaactggcgcgtatttgtggctattcatcttaatacattgatataatgataattattaggtatttattggtaccttaagacatttacaatgtataggtgtcaaatgaaaaatagaaaaatcaattcttggttacttattctacgatgacattcatcgaaaatcctgtagtaaacttttcgcattacttcactcaaacataaaattcttaaatgccaccacttttttgggtctcccaatagaaggaaattctttgtcaccctcttcattcacaatctttctggttgttgaaatattcagctgaaatataagtcgttcagattcagatgaaacattatataaattctcttacattgaatatgttcgctaccgtctgacgtattgtggattttagaatatcagggtataactatttgaatgagcggacctgaattctaaatagcacttcctgaaaccctgtcttctctctttttttcaatcactttcggcattttcataattaaaattgatataagttgtggcaacggcgcggcgttatgacattgacattaacgacatttcatgagtgccaaccttactccgttctagttgagaaaattatttcatgaccaaccgactgctaaaataaatgtgaatggagtataggtttGAGGTTTGTTTGAGGTTTGTGTGAAGGATTGAAATGACAGAATTATACCTCACAAATATATTTGACCAGAATGAGCGATAAAAAACATTAATTAATTAACTCAATTATGAAACTTCGACTGAATTTCTTGATAATCATTTGTTTTATGAATAAACTAGGGATTGAATCCATTCAGAAACTATTCTTTATTTCCAAGATGTAACTTGTTTTGCTGAAAGGTGAAATAATAGGAGGATGCTATTATCTATAAACGTATTCTTAAGCCGAAAAGCTTTACGCATTCGCTGATTATCATATTATTCAATCATTGAACATCCTTCAACTATGTCCAAGGCTGCTTAGGCCCTTCAGACAAATTTCCAGATGAGCCGAATGAGCCTGCTGCTAAGCAGATCTTGGTAATTCCAATACTCAATCGGATTTCATATATAAATTCCGTATTTTCTCTGGTGACTTTGACTAGAAATCTCCTTCTAAGCTATGATTTCCTAAACTACAAATTGAaaaacacgtgtttcgctactACAATAGCATGTTTACATTTATCTAGAATATGCTAGCCAAACACACATGTTATACAGTTTCAAGTTCACTCATGGAGTTTAATCAAATATCGGCCACATCATTCGAATATACATATAATTCGAAATAATTTGTATTCCATCCTCACACGCAGAATTGAAAAAGATCAAAATGCGTCGTATAAGAGGAAGAGGAATACTAGTTAATGAGATGAACTTCGGCTTATTCAATGATCGATGAACTGTATGTAGTTGATGTTTTTCTCGATATAAAAGTATGGTTTTTTTAGTTCTGTTATTGAGCGAAACAAAATGCGAACTCATTCatcaaatttttattatacagggtgtcccgtaaagaccacgtcaaacgaaaacggaaggtagatcagaatgtgctctagctgatgtgaaaaaatcgttcatatgaaagtctcacagttttcgagatatttgatgttttatgaaaatgttggattttttcacttaaaatgctttctctcttgcggaagctacaattaaatacttttcgaatcagttttttttccgtaaattttgttgaatgattacttcaattcatgcaatggaaaataccacaaaatattatacagggattctgaaaaaaaaattaaaattcatgttctgaaggaagtgtttttttgtgccgaattctatctgacgtggtataaaaaaaagacactagaacTTTTCTGCATaatacgttgaaaagttgcccattttgtgagaattccgaaaaggtaaaatacaggtgaaaaccttcttcacgaaaaaagatatttgcaTGTTTATTGAAATGGagcatttttatgaaaaacagattttttcactttttccacaaattctttcattttgcagattctgctgtaacattttgaataattctcttgaaaaatgacagatagtccttaaattacttataaaatgaaattattcattaattgcaatgatataatgtaataacgcacaggaccttcaacatcaacaaatctattgtgaagaaactttataaaaatatcaataataaaaattcaggattcttatcacagcaaatgttcaaaatgaccacccccttcgctaatacatgccctgcatctattgagaaatgaccttctcaaaccatacaaacttctccccgctattttggctgctgaaatacgaatgcggtccctaagttgtgcttcatctcttaaaggattcgaataaatttcattttttaaaaaaccctcgtaaaaaaatccagaagatttaagtctggtgaatcattgaatcgcatcacatcatatcgatgttcgagagttctttaggcaaagaaaatgaaatgaaaaaacttagtcagtgaattagcatcttaataacattttattgatttgttgatGGATTTTTTCAGCTGGAAGTGCAAAACGAAAGTATTAATGGAAATggtgaaaaaatcagttttcataaaaatgctccattttcgataaacattcaaatatcttttttcgtgacgaaggttatcacctatattttaccatttcggaatcctcacaaaatgggcaacttttcaacgtaatatgcagaaaagatctagtgtcttttttttataccacgtcagatagaattcagcaccaaaaaacacttccttcagaacatgaatattaattttttttttcagaatccctgtataatattttgtggtatttttcattgcatgaattgaaattttttctgaaatacatTCAGGATAGTCAATTATAAGTTAAGGGGTAGGTTATTTATAGGAAATCAATCATTCTATATGGATAATCTCATGAAAGAACGACGACAATCCGATGTTAAAAACTATAGAATGTCGTGACTCCTGTGAATGACGAAACTCTCTATTGGATTGCTTTATACGGTGTGAACCCGAAAAAAATGCATCTATATGTGTAAATCTATGTAATTCCAGTCAAACTCACCAGATATTATGAATTAAAAACCCTCGGGCAATGGTGAACGATCCCAATCAAAACACGGAAATTTAGGCGATCAATTGGGCGTGCCAAGGTTGGACCACTTCAACCACCGTATAAAAGCTCAAAATCTCATTGTGGATGGTATCAGTTGAATTAATCTTCAGACGAATCACAAACCAAAATGAACTCCTTCGTAAGTAACCCACCAATACTTTAATTAATCTACttatttcaatttataaaaTCACTCTCACGTACTTCATTACCCAATTCTCATATATATTCGATTTATTCATATTGAATCATGATAATCAATATAAACTGTATACTACACAAATTAGAAGATTTTGCTTGTGAGCCATACAATTTTCATTGTGAGTATGAGGGTGAACATTTTACTGATCACATAAAGAccatattttgaatattatttttgctTTAGGCTGCTGTTGTCTTCTTCGCCGCTTTGGCAGCTGCCAATGCTAGTGTGATCGCCCCATTGGCCTATTCTGCAATCCCTACCGGCCACATCGTACAAGGACCTAGCTCAAGGACCACTGTAGTAGGCCCAGACGGTAGTGCAATCTCATCAGTAGCTCCAGGAGGTACTATCATCACTGACCACGATGCCACCATTGTCGCCCAAGCTGCACCAGCTGCTGTTATCGCTCCAGCTGCCAGGCTCGCCGTTGCTCACACTCCTCTCGTAGCTGCTCATTCCTCTCTCGTAGCTGCTCATTCCCCTCTCGTAGCTGCTCACCCCCAATTGATTGCTGCTCCAGGAATCACTACCTACGCTGCTAATGTTCCAGTCTTGTCCCACCAGGCTGTTGCTGTACCAGCTCTTGGAAATATTGCTGCCGAAAACACCGTTGTCGCTGGTCCCTCTGGAACCATCACCCAATCTAGATCCCTTGACGCCGCTCAACATGTCACCGTTTGGTAGAATGTTATGATTGTGTTGTAGATAATATAGTTTTAATTtcgtaacattttttttattgcccaATTGAAAACCTTGAGGATAAACCCAATCCACGAGTTGGAATAAAGAGTGGTAAAAACTGACACCAACTTGAAACTCTTCATAGTGCAATTGAATTTGACGAACTCAGTTGTTGAAGTACCAAGTGGAAATCCTTCACAAAGATTCACTGCAGAAATGAAGAATTCGATTATAGCTCATCAGCGATATTGTACAGGCTGTTCATAtattaaaaatcttttttttcaacgaaaaagaaggtttttgaaatgttttttttccaaaagttgcTCCACCACCAAGGTACTACTCTTTGAAGATAGGTACTATTTATCGAATATTACCTATAAAAACAACTATTAGCAGTTGGCTAAAGGTTCTTGAATGTCACTTTTATGACACTTCTTTAATAATtctgaaatttc comes from the Coccinella septempunctata chromosome 2, icCocSept1.1, whole genome shotgun sequence genome and includes:
- the LOC123308594 gene encoding uncharacterized protein LOC123308594; this encodes MNSIVAVIFFAALATSCAGWVSPLALSAIPTGHVIQGPSSRSTIVGPDGSSISSAAPGGTIIADNNGAIIAQGAPSAVISSAPRIAVAAPVISSYAAIAPVWAQQAVAVPAIGRIAAENTVVAGPSGTIAQSRAIDAAHTVTVW
- the LOC123308589 gene encoding cuticle protein LPCP-23-like, whose product is MNSFAAVVFFAALAAANASVIAPLAYSAIPTGHIVQGPSSRTTVVGPDGSAISSVAPGGTIITDHDATIVAQAAPAAVIAPAARLAVAHTPLVAAHSSLVAAHSPLVAAHPQLIAAPGITTYAANVPVLSHQAVAVPALGNIAAENTVVAGPSGTITQSRSLDAAQHVTVW